Proteins encoded by one window of Bacillus sp. DTU_2020_1000418_1_SI_GHA_SEK_038:
- a CDS encoding SagB family peptide dehydrogenase, which produces MSLETFLHNLHFDIEKILPQDWEADWADAPLAYKLYRDLPVVPLSLEVPLTLEGREIPEKPDLRTIGHFLWFVNGLTQFSQSVSPLESTENTAEFIHSYRRFIPSGGGLYPNELYMYLKLEDLPVGVYHYDVAHHRLVLLREGNFDSYLAKALGNCCEVSACFGTVFVSTMFWKNFFKYHNFSYRLQALDAGVLIGQLLEVSKRFGYASGIYYQFLDRSLNHLLGLPEQEESVYAVIPLSIEPTNWTCNLGDKDGVITAEELCRELPEIHHHYFQRSKRLADYSMLTRINEASMMETTQSLRKIQSRNCVDGNGQAVPLPQAERLTYDLASICKKRYSPDMDFILGKVSPLQLGNLLKEATASFSYRNDLDAIHIKNKPRFSIYGCFYNVEGIPNGAYYYDSSDHSLRSIDLGDHRFRLQSGLTGPNINLFQVPLCLHVAGDKDHLIEAIGYRGYRIQQMEAGMLVQRLLIAALANGMGGHPLLGFDAKLCDEIYQLDSQGKTSLIQIPIGPYRDRAWLRGSLQG; this is translated from the coding sequence ATGAGTCTTGAGACATTTCTGCACAATCTCCATTTTGATATTGAAAAGATCCTTCCGCAGGACTGGGAAGCGGATTGGGCTGATGCGCCATTAGCATATAAGCTTTACCGTGACTTGCCAGTCGTGCCATTATCTCTAGAAGTACCGCTGACGCTAGAAGGAAGAGAAATACCTGAGAAGCCTGACCTCCGCACAATCGGCCATTTTCTATGGTTTGTAAATGGCCTTACCCAATTTTCCCAATCAGTCTCTCCATTAGAATCCACAGAAAACACAGCTGAATTCATACATTCATATAGGCGATTCATTCCTTCTGGCGGGGGACTGTATCCAAACGAATTATATATGTATTTAAAATTGGAGGATTTGCCTGTTGGTGTGTACCATTATGATGTCGCACATCATCGTTTAGTCCTGCTGCGAGAAGGGAACTTCGATTCATATTTAGCCAAGGCTCTTGGAAATTGCTGTGAAGTGTCCGCTTGTTTTGGCACAGTTTTTGTTTCGACTATGTTTTGGAAAAATTTCTTTAAGTATCATAACTTTTCCTACCGGCTGCAAGCGTTGGATGCTGGTGTGCTAATTGGGCAGCTGCTGGAAGTGTCGAAACGTTTTGGCTACGCATCAGGGATTTATTATCAATTTCTTGATCGGTCATTGAATCATCTGCTTGGTCTGCCCGAACAGGAGGAAAGTGTATATGCAGTTATACCTCTATCGATTGAACCAACAAATTGGACTTGTAACCTAGGTGACAAGGACGGGGTAATCACTGCTGAAGAATTGTGCAGAGAGCTGCCAGAGATTCATCATCACTATTTTCAACGGTCAAAGAGGCTTGCAGACTATTCGATGTTAACAAGGATAAATGAAGCATCTATGATGGAAACAACACAGTCGCTTCGGAAGATCCAGTCAAGAAATTGTGTGGATGGAAACGGTCAAGCTGTACCTTTGCCACAAGCCGAACGCTTGACGTATGATCTAGCTTCAATTTGCAAAAAGCGATATTCACCTGATATGGACTTCATATTGGGAAAAGTTAGCCCCCTTCAACTAGGTAATCTGCTGAAGGAGGCGACTGCTTCCTTTTCCTATCGAAATGATTTAGATGCAATTCATATAAAGAACAAGCCCCGTTTTTCCATATATGGCTGTTTTTATAATGTTGAAGGCATTCCAAATGGCGCTTATTATTATGACAGTAGTGATCATTCACTTCGATCGATAGATCTTGGAGATCACCGCTTCAGGCTGCAAAGCGGATTGACTGGACCCAATATTAATTTGTTTCAAGTTCCACTCTGCTTGCATGTAGCAGGGGATAAGGATCATTTAATTGAAGCAATTGGGTATAGAGGATATCGTATCCAGCAAATGGAAGCGGGGATGTTGGTACAGCGATTATTAATAGCGGCATTAGCCAACGGAATGGGGGGACACCCGCTTCTCGGCTTTGATGCAAAATTATGTGATGAGATTTACCAATTAGATTCTCAAGGAAAAACCAGCCTCATCCAAATTCCGAT
- a CDS encoding TOMM precursor leader peptide-binding protein, which produces MSAVVVVVGRGLLADSVSTELSTQYEIVRLADFETDVPQDAKLVLVLHDTWYPSVHQKAEEILQITGIPWLRGFVSFGEGVVGPLVQKGKPGCSQCANIRRLMAGRDRKEMWEVEQRLINQGGKPRDPWASRTGILQMTHLVRAEVQNIIQGDKSRSENHVLLINLKTLKSSRHFFLPDSLCAVCGQLPDDSATEARISLQASPKISHDSYRTRSMNELNKVLVKDYLDHRTGFLNGKMYDVKTPFADVGVNLPLFSGDEGVAGRTNSYAVSESTAILEGLERYCGLSPHGKRTVVYDSFQNLKHQALNPFQVGVHTKDQYSQPDFPFKPFHPERSMNWVWGFSFLQECPILVPELLAYYSLGCDGGFVYETSNGCALGGSLVEAIFYGMMEVVERDSFLMTWYAQLPLPRLDPYSANDQELQLMIERARAVAGYDLYFYNSTMENGIPSVLALAKNKKDTGLNIICAAGAHLDPVRAAKSAVYELAGMMLTLDEDFEANKEEYVRMLQDSTLVRKMNHHGMLYGLPQAEERLQFLLNENRPMRTFEEEFKWKSKHKDLTDDLRDILLEFRRLNLDVIVVDQTASETKRNGLYCVKVLIPGMLPMTFGHHLTRLIGLDRVLTVPMELGYSKHPLTYEQLNPYPHPFP; this is translated from the coding sequence GTGAGTGCTGTCGTAGTAGTTGTCGGAAGAGGATTGTTGGCAGACAGCGTTTCTACAGAACTATCCACTCAATACGAGATCGTTCGCCTAGCTGATTTTGAGACAGATGTACCACAAGATGCTAAATTGGTTCTTGTATTGCACGATACTTGGTATCCCTCTGTTCACCAAAAGGCAGAAGAGATATTGCAAATAACCGGCATCCCTTGGTTGCGAGGATTCGTTTCATTCGGCGAGGGAGTTGTCGGCCCCTTAGTTCAAAAAGGCAAGCCAGGGTGCTCCCAGTGTGCAAACATTAGACGTCTTATGGCCGGACGAGATCGTAAAGAGATGTGGGAGGTTGAGCAGAGACTTATTAACCAAGGAGGAAAACCGCGTGACCCTTGGGCATCGCGAACGGGAATTTTACAGATGACCCACCTAGTTAGAGCAGAGGTGCAAAACATTATTCAAGGTGATAAGTCGCGCTCGGAAAATCATGTATTATTAATCAATCTAAAAACATTGAAGAGTTCACGGCATTTCTTTTTGCCAGACTCCTTGTGCGCAGTTTGTGGACAATTACCAGACGATTCGGCGACTGAGGCCCGAATTTCGCTGCAGGCAAGTCCGAAAATCAGTCATGATAGTTACCGCACCCGATCGATGAATGAACTAAATAAAGTTCTTGTCAAAGATTATTTGGACCATCGGACTGGCTTTTTAAATGGAAAAATGTATGACGTTAAAACACCATTTGCTGATGTAGGTGTCAACTTGCCATTGTTCTCGGGAGACGAAGGAGTGGCAGGCAGGACAAATTCATATGCGGTTAGTGAATCGACAGCTATTTTAGAAGGTTTGGAGAGGTACTGCGGTTTGTCTCCGCATGGAAAGCGGACAGTCGTCTATGACAGTTTCCAAAACCTAAAACATCAAGCGCTCAATCCTTTCCAAGTAGGTGTACACACTAAGGATCAGTATTCGCAACCTGATTTTCCGTTCAAACCGTTTCATCCTGAACGCTCAATGAATTGGGTATGGGGCTTTTCGTTTTTGCAAGAGTGTCCGATTCTAGTTCCTGAGCTGCTTGCTTATTATAGTTTGGGGTGCGATGGGGGCTTTGTCTATGAAACTTCCAACGGATGTGCTTTAGGAGGAAGTTTGGTGGAGGCTATTTTCTATGGAATGATGGAAGTGGTAGAGCGTGATTCATTTTTGATGACTTGGTACGCCCAGCTGCCACTCCCTCGTCTTGACCCTTATTCTGCAAACGACCAAGAATTACAATTGATGATCGAACGTGCACGTGCGGTTGCAGGATATGATTTGTACTTTTATAACTCAACGATGGAGAATGGAATTCCAAGCGTATTGGCATTGGCGAAAAACAAGAAAGATACGGGACTAAACATCATCTGTGCGGCCGGTGCGCATTTGGACCCAGTACGAGCAGCAAAAAGCGCGGTTTACGAATTGGCAGGTATGATGCTGACTCTTGACGAGGATTTTGAAGCGAACAAGGAGGAGTACGTGCGAATGTTGCAAGATTCTACCCTTGTACGGAAAATGAATCATCATGGGATGCTATACGGATTACCACAAGCGGAAGAGCGTCTGCAGTTTTTGCTGAATGAGAATCGTCCTATGCGGACGTTTGAAGAGGAATTCAAATGGAAGTCAAAGCATAAAGACTTAACAGATGATCTGCGGGACATTCTACTGGAATTTCGCCGATTAAATCTAGATGTCATTGTGGTTGACCAGACGGCATCGGAAACGAAACGAAACGGATTGTATTGCGTTAAAGTGCTGATTCCGGGAATGTTGCCAATGACATTCGGACACCATCTTACCCGCTTAATCGGGCTGGATAGAGTGTTAACAGTACCAATGGAACTTGGCTACTCGAAACATCCGCTGACATATGAGCAGCTTAATCCATATCCGCATCCGTTTCCATAA
- a CDS encoding putative thiazole-containing bacteriocin maturation protein, whose translation MTNLTPSMRLKVKGDTFFFPDPNSGVYFRNNLSSFRMEGSMIDKWVEKLIPMFNGEYTLANLTDGLPGPYRDRVYEIAEVLYQNGFVRDVSQDRPHQLANQILKKHASQIEFLDSFGDSGAYRFQAYRQAKVLAVGSGSFFVSLVSALLESGLPKFHVLITDSVKTNTRRLMELVAHARKTDPEVAVEEVILQEKSGSSWKETVQAYQSILYVSQNGDIEELRDLHRICREEKKVFIPAVCLEQVGLAGPLVHPDSIACWESAWRRIHQSVFFRDQQLTAFSSTAGAMLANVIVFELFKDSTKERESEQNNQIFMLNLNTLEGSWHSFVPHPLVDSGVSAEWVQDIDLRLERSINKDESSKLLFFFSQLASAQSGIFHIWEEGDLKQLPLAQCRVQAVDLLTEGPAGLLPEMICTGLTHEEALKEAGLSGIEAYISQTTNLLITSLPPHKGVETSLADKKKFIGFGAGETFAEGVGRGLQRCLEMELNKQLAHQKNYVSRVSISEIGDDRCRYYFQALTTMRGEPIIGLGEEVAGFPVVWIGTNGSWYGSVGLNITGALRNVLQHVLMIVQNESASHSTKVFEVPSVRLEEREHQSLVIHECEVQTEPALLRSAIKTLERNHKQLLVFEAGLEPFLKMGLEGIYGVMIREVESQ comes from the coding sequence ATGACGAATTTAACCCCGTCTATGCGTTTGAAAGTGAAAGGGGATACATTTTTTTTCCCAGATCCAAACAGTGGAGTATATTTTCGAAACAACCTAAGTTCGTTTCGAATGGAAGGCAGTATGATCGATAAGTGGGTTGAAAAGCTGATACCTATGTTTAACGGGGAGTACACGTTGGCAAATTTGACTGACGGATTGCCGGGTCCATATCGGGATCGGGTGTATGAAATTGCAGAAGTGCTTTATCAAAACGGGTTTGTAAGGGATGTAAGCCAAGATCGTCCACATCAACTGGCGAATCAGATACTTAAAAAGCATGCTTCTCAAATTGAATTCCTAGACAGTTTCGGCGACTCAGGTGCCTACCGGTTTCAAGCCTATCGGCAGGCTAAGGTTTTGGCAGTTGGCTCCGGCTCTTTTTTTGTTTCCTTGGTTTCTGCTTTGCTTGAATCAGGTTTGCCAAAGTTTCATGTACTAATTACTGATTCAGTAAAGACCAATACTCGGCGTTTAATGGAACTGGTGGCACATGCCCGTAAAACAGATCCTGAAGTAGCTGTAGAGGAGGTTATTCTACAGGAGAAGAGCGGGAGTTCATGGAAGGAAACTGTGCAAGCATATCAATCAATTTTGTATGTCTCGCAAAACGGTGATATAGAGGAACTGCGGGATCTTCATAGGATTTGCAGGGAAGAAAAAAAGGTGTTTATACCAGCTGTTTGCCTAGAACAGGTTGGACTTGCAGGTCCTTTGGTGCATCCAGACTCTATTGCATGCTGGGAGTCAGCATGGCGCCGTATACATCAATCTGTATTTTTCAGAGACCAGCAGTTAACTGCCTTCTCTTCTACTGCGGGAGCGATGTTGGCTAATGTGATCGTGTTTGAATTATTCAAAGATAGTACGAAAGAGAGAGAATCGGAACAGAATAATCAAATCTTCATGCTTAATCTGAATACGTTGGAAGGAAGCTGGCATTCCTTCGTGCCGCACCCGTTGGTCGATAGTGGTGTTTCTGCTGAATGGGTTCAAGATATAGACTTACGGCTTGAACGTAGCATAAACAAAGATGAGTCGAGCAAATTACTGTTTTTCTTTAGCCAGTTAGCATCTGCCCAATCAGGCATTTTTCATATTTGGGAAGAGGGGGACTTAAAGCAGCTGCCGCTCGCTCAGTGTCGTGTTCAGGCGGTTGACTTGTTAACGGAAGGGCCAGCAGGGCTATTGCCAGAGATGATCTGTACCGGTTTGACTCATGAGGAGGCACTGAAAGAAGCAGGACTGTCAGGAATCGAGGCATATATCTCACAAACTACTAATCTTCTCATAACGAGTCTGCCCCCACACAAAGGTGTGGAAACCAGTTTAGCAGATAAGAAGAAATTTATTGGGTTCGGTGCGGGGGAAACATTTGCAGAAGGTGTTGGCCGTGGATTGCAAAGGTGTTTGGAAATGGAACTAAACAAACAATTGGCCCATCAGAAAAATTATGTCTCTCGGGTGAGCATAAGTGAGATAGGAGATGACCGTTGCCGTTATTATTTTCAGGCACTAACAACGATGCGGGGAGAACCAATTATAGGCTTAGGGGAGGAAGTGGCCGGATTCCCTGTAGTATGGATTGGTACGAACGGAAGCTGGTATGGCAGTGTAGGATTGAATATCACAGGGGCGTTACGAAATGTGCTGCAGCATGTGCTTATGATAGTACAAAATGAATCAGCTTCCCATTCGACAAAGGTGTTTGAGGTTCCAAGTGTACGTCTGGAAGAAAGGGAGCATCAAAGCCTTGTTATTCATGAGTGTGAAGTCCAAACAGAACCAGCTTTGCTTCGCTCCGCAATAAAAACGCTAGAAAGAAACCACAAGCAGCTTCTTGTCTTCGAAGCAGGATTGGAGCCATTCTTGAAAATGGGACTGGAAGGGATTTATGGTGTGATGATACGGGAGGTGGAATCCCAGTGA
- a CDS encoding heterocycloanthracin/sonorensin family bacteriocin yields the protein MYDFQRDLQMLNVGDFHANAAIPWDPNQDYMDRQFGLFGFGSCFGIGFGSCFGFGSCFGFGCFGSCFGFRCGGFRCGGFRCGRCGSCGHCGRCR from the coding sequence ATGTATGATTTTCAAAGAGATCTCCAAATGTTGAATGTTGGTGATTTCCACGCAAACGCGGCAATTCCTTGGGATCCAAATCAGGACTATATGGATCGGCAATTTGGTCTTTTCGGTTTTGGCTCATGTTTTGGTATAGGTTTTGGTTCATGTTTCGGATTTGGCTCTTGTTTCGGTTTTGGTTGTTTTGGTTCTTGTTTCGGCTTCCGCTGTGGCGGTTTTCGTTGTGGAGGCTTCCGCTGCGGTCGCTGCGGCAGCTGCGGTCACTGCGGACGATGCCGTTAA
- a CDS encoding NADPH-dependent FMN reductase yields the protein MKILGISGTIIGSKTAILVDSVLKIIKTKHPEIEIELLDLRNYQVEFCDGRKPELYNNDTKKVMKAVSEADFYLIGFPIFNGSFPAPLKNIFDLLPPSVFRHKVMGFAANGGTYQHYLVIENQLKPIAGYYRCYVAPSYVYVNSSHFNEANEIADEEVLDRIEDLAEELVMMQKALAKRIF from the coding sequence ATGAAAATACTAGGTATTTCAGGAACCATTATTGGGTCAAAAACTGCTATTTTAGTAGATTCAGTGCTAAAAATAATAAAAACTAAACACCCTGAAATTGAAATAGAACTGCTTGATTTACGGAATTATCAGGTAGAATTTTGTGATGGCAGAAAACCGGAATTATACAATAATGATACAAAAAAGGTGATGAAAGCTGTTTCTGAGGCGGATTTTTATTTAATTGGCTTTCCAATCTTTAATGGTTCCTTTCCAGCGCCATTAAAGAATATTTTCGATTTATTGCCTCCATCCGTTTTTAGACATAAAGTGATGGGGTTTGCAGCGAATGGAGGAACCTATCAGCACTACCTCGTCATAGAAAATCAGCTAAAGCCAATTGCGGGATATTACCGCTGTTATGTAGCGCCAAGCTATGTTTATGTTAACTCCAGTCATTTTAATGAAGCCAATGAAATCGCAGACGAAGAAGTATTGGATCGTATTGAAGATCTGGCGGAAGAATTAGTGATGATGCAAAAAGCATTGGCAAAGAGGATTTTCTAA
- a CDS encoding methionine aminopeptidase: protein MGLVKAFNDWRAARYENHVSQMKEMNKCPECYGRGFMPYPANEFAFYGNLLDCPGCNGSGDYGDWNELV, encoded by the coding sequence ATGGGCCTAGTGAAAGCATTTAATGACTGGAGAGCCGCAAGGTATGAAAACCATGTTTCCCAAATGAAAGAAATGAACAAATGTCCAGAATGCTATGGGAGAGGCTTTATGCCTTATCCAGCGAATGAATTTGCCTTTTATGGCAACTTGCTCGACTGCCCAGGCTGTAACGGCAGCGGCGATTATGGGGATTGGAATGAACTTGTTTAA
- a CDS encoding M14 family zinc carboxypeptidase, giving the protein MSLKKKVLSVSLSSLMALGAVTAVSMPAQAVGNGPSAGNGAIQTSILHTYDSLVDYLKTQDAKQQAMELEVIGQTVKGRDIYMAKYISNPANPTILFLTQQHGNEQLTTEGALEFIKHLGTGKTKGVLDNVNVLVIPMLNADGAMGDVNFSLDNYLADGDRHLTRYNANYIDLNREHDKESSKMEPEARALHENVLQKYDIDFMIDLHHQGTLSETEGQLVSGSILYPTSPSVKPEVVEGSKKLGAVVFNAIQPTGWGHLGKYAGGSTNNIGRNGIAAYYDISTLLFEMRGMSDHYIESYAIGQKSNGYLIKQTITTLDAAVRAIADGSIESADTTFWDTLPTQTNRQSEESDE; this is encoded by the coding sequence ATGAGCTTAAAAAAGAAGGTACTTTCTGTTTCATTATCAAGTTTAATGGCGTTAGGGGCTGTAACAGCAGTTTCCATGCCTGCACAAGCTGTTGGGAATGGGCCAAGTGCTGGCAACGGTGCGATTCAAACATCAATTCTTCATACATATGATAGTTTAGTTGACTATCTGAAAACACAGGATGCCAAGCAACAGGCAATGGAGTTAGAAGTAATTGGCCAAACAGTCAAAGGCCGTGATATTTATATGGCAAAGTATATTTCTAATCCAGCCAACCCAACTATTTTATTTCTAACTCAACAGCATGGAAATGAACAACTTACAACTGAGGGTGCACTAGAATTTATCAAACATCTTGGCACAGGAAAAACAAAAGGTGTCCTTGATAATGTAAATGTTCTTGTAATTCCGATGTTAAATGCGGATGGGGCAATGGGAGATGTTAATTTCTCACTTGATAACTACCTAGCGGATGGTGATCGCCATTTAACACGCTACAATGCCAATTATATTGATTTAAACCGGGAGCATGATAAAGAATCTAGCAAAATGGAGCCTGAAGCAAGGGCTTTACATGAAAATGTTCTTCAAAAATATGATATTGATTTTATGATTGATCTGCATCACCAAGGAACGTTAAGTGAAACAGAAGGGCAGCTCGTTTCAGGTTCCATCCTTTATCCAACAAGCCCAAGTGTGAAGCCAGAAGTGGTAGAAGGGTCTAAAAAGCTAGGGGCAGTCGTATTTAATGCGATTCAACCAACAGGCTGGGGACATCTTGGAAAATATGCTGGAGGCTCGACTAATAATATCGGCCGTAATGGAATTGCTGCTTATTATGACATCTCTACATTATTGTTTGAAATGCGTGGCATGTCTGATCATTATATTGAATCCTATGCAATTGGCCAAAAGAGTAATGGCTATTTGATTAAACAAACGATTACCACATTAGATGCAGCTGTCCGAGCAATTGCTGACGGTTCTATCGAATCAGCAGATACAACCTTCTGGGATACGCTTCCAACACAAACTAATAGACAAAGTGAAGAATCCGATGAGTAA
- a CDS encoding P1 family peptidase: protein MNKSTGKKIRDRGYIVGTMKTGKKNCITDVEGVKVGHVTLDFPMEGEDYACTGVTAILPHGGNLFQEKVVAASYVINGYGKTAGLIQVNELGVIESPIMLTNTFGVPAVTQGTLEYMLERNSKIGDTTGTINIVTGECNDGILNSIRRFPVKSSHAIEAITSATTNLSQEGAIGAGKGMVCFGYKGGIGSSSRVIYDEIDKKEYIVGCMVLTNFGSQDELPRDKFSKLELNGNSISKTSDGSIIIVLATDIPLSDRQLERVAKRCGIGLGRTGSHFSHGSGDIVIAFSTANKISHFSKENFETGRFIREDQPIFNGVFTAAAEATEEAIWNSLSQADTTRGREGKVVEGLFQD from the coding sequence ATGAATAAATCTACAGGCAAGAAAATTAGAGATAGAGGTTACATCGTTGGAACTATGAAAACCGGGAAGAAAAATTGCATTACAGATGTTGAAGGAGTAAAAGTGGGACATGTAACACTTGATTTTCCAATGGAGGGAGAGGATTACGCGTGCACAGGAGTGACGGCGATTCTTCCGCACGGCGGTAATCTTTTTCAAGAAAAGGTTGTTGCTGCAAGCTATGTTATTAATGGATACGGGAAGACGGCTGGACTTATTCAGGTGAATGAGCTAGGGGTAATCGAATCGCCTATTATGTTGACAAATACATTTGGCGTTCCAGCAGTAACCCAAGGGACATTAGAATATATGCTTGAAAGAAATTCAAAGATTGGGGATACAACGGGAACAATTAATATTGTTACCGGCGAGTGTAATGATGGAATCTTAAATTCCATTCGAAGATTCCCTGTTAAATCTAGTCACGCGATTGAAGCCATTACGTCCGCAACAACGAATCTTTCCCAAGAGGGAGCCATAGGTGCCGGAAAGGGAATGGTTTGCTTTGGATATAAAGGAGGAATTGGCAGTTCCTCAAGAGTGATCTATGATGAAATCGATAAGAAGGAATACATAGTTGGGTGCATGGTGTTAACAAATTTTGGCTCTCAGGATGAGTTGCCAAGAGATAAGTTTTCGAAGTTGGAGCTTAATGGGAATAGTATATCAAAAACATCAGATGGATCAATCATTATCGTATTAGCTACTGACATTCCCCTTAGTGATCGGCAGCTTGAGAGGGTTGCGAAGCGATGCGGCATTGGTCTTGGAAGAACGGGTAGCCATTTTAGCCATGGCAGCGGGGATATTGTCATTGCTTTTTCAACTGCTAATAAAATTTCCCATTTTTCCAAAGAAAATTTTGAAACAGGTAGATTTATAAGAGAGGATCAGCCAATCTTTAATGGAGTGTTTACTGCAGCTGCTGAGGCCACGGAGGAAGCGATTTGGAATTCTCTATCACAAGCAGACACAACACGTGGGAGAGAAGGGAAAGTGGTAGAGGGACTTTTTCAGGATTAG
- a CDS encoding molybdopterin oxidoreductase family protein translates to MPSFVNERNGIFPSVCPLDCPDQCGLLLHKMDGKIVKVDGDPNHPVTKGNICNKVRHMTERIYDENRLKYPMKRIGPKGSETFERISWEEAINTITSHWQELIRTDGPESILPYSFYGNMGNLTAEGMDRRFFHRLGASQLDRTICQAAGTAGIKYTMGGSFGIDPEDTIHSKLFIFWGINAVSTNMHQVALAQKARKNGAKIVVIDVHKNQTGRLADWFIPILPGTDSALALGVMHILFDEGMVNEDFLQEYTVGYHELREHVKQYNPALVSDITGVPVDDIYKLARMYGETTPSYIRIGNGLQHHDNGGMAIRSIACLSALTGQWLEKGGGAIKGNSGYLAHNSSRLQRPDLLENKKTRMINMNQLGKALLELDPPVKSLYIYSSNPAIVAPEGNKVRKGLERDDLFVVVHDLFMTETARYADIVLPATSSFENMDFYTSYWHHYIQLQRPVIEPYEEAKSNVEVFRLLADGMGFHEQAFKDSEEDMIRQSLDNPSNPYLKDISFESLIEKNYMKANVKPLFPGKLPTPSGKIELYSEQMKRDGYPALPTYVPLHVEEDFPLLFVPAPNHNFLNSTFSNNEKHVSLEKEPKLHVNHEDASALNIEDGEIVRVWNNRGECELKAAVGDLVLPGVVVSQGLWADAPDKKQHVNSLTPDRLSDMGGGATFFSGRVKVEKKNV, encoded by the coding sequence ATGCCCTCTTTTGTAAATGAACGTAATGGAATTTTTCCTTCTGTATGTCCGCTTGATTGCCCGGATCAATGCGGTCTCCTTCTCCATAAAATGGATGGAAAAATTGTTAAAGTAGACGGAGATCCTAATCATCCAGTGACGAAAGGGAATATTTGCAACAAGGTACGTCATATGACAGAGCGAATATATGATGAAAACCGACTGAAATATCCGATGAAAAGAATAGGTCCGAAAGGCTCAGAAACGTTTGAAAGAATTAGCTGGGAGGAAGCGATTAACACCATTACTTCGCACTGGCAGGAGCTCATCCGAACAGACGGGCCAGAAAGTATTCTTCCTTATAGCTTCTATGGAAATATGGGCAATCTAACTGCTGAGGGAATGGATCGCCGCTTTTTTCACAGGCTCGGTGCATCACAGCTTGATCGAACGATCTGTCAAGCAGCAGGAACTGCAGGTATTAAATATACAATGGGCGGAAGCTTTGGAATTGATCCTGAGGATACAATCCACTCGAAATTGTTTATCTTTTGGGGAATTAATGCTGTAAGCACGAATATGCATCAGGTCGCTCTTGCCCAAAAGGCTAGGAAAAACGGAGCAAAGATTGTCGTCATTGATGTTCATAAAAACCAAACTGGACGTCTTGCTGACTGGTTTATTCCGATTTTACCTGGAACAGATTCTGCGCTAGCTCTTGGAGTGATGCATATTTTATTTGATGAAGGCATGGTAAATGAGGACTTTTTACAGGAATATACAGTCGGTTACCATGAACTTCGCGAGCATGTAAAGCAGTACAATCCTGCACTCGTTTCCGATATTACCGGTGTTCCGGTAGATGATATTTACAAGCTTGCTCGTATGTATGGGGAAACTACCCCATCTTATATCCGTATTGGAAATGGACTTCAGCATCATGATAACGGCGGGATGGCCATCCGGTCAATCGCCTGTCTTTCAGCTTTAACAGGACAGTGGCTGGAAAAAGGCGGCGGTGCGATTAAAGGGAATTCTGGTTATTTAGCTCATAATTCTTCAAGGTTGCAACGACCTGATTTACTGGAAAACAAGAAGACACGAATGATCAATATGAATCAACTTGGTAAAGCCCTTTTAGAATTAGATCCGCCAGTAAAATCACTGTATATTTATAGCAGTAATCCAGCAATTGTTGCTCCAGAAGGCAATAAGGTTAGAAAAGGGCTGGAACGGGATGATTTATTTGTTGTTGTCCATGATCTATTTATGACGGAAACGGCAAGATACGCTGACATTGTGCTGCCGGCTACCTCATCTTTTGAAAATATGGACTTCTATACTTCCTATTGGCATCATTACATTCAATTACAGCGGCCAGTGATTGAACCATACGAAGAGGCTAAATCAAATGTAGAAGTTTTTCGTTTGCTTGCCGATGGGATGGGCTTTCATGAACAAGCGTTTAAAGATTCTGAAGAGGATATGATTCGACAATCTTTAGACAATCCAAGTAATCCATATTTGAAAGATATTAGTTTTGAGAGCTTAATTGAAAAAAATTATATGAAAGCAAATGTAAAACCATTATTTCCTGGAAAGCTGCCAACACCAAGCGGAAAAATTGAACTCTATTCAGAGCAAATGAAAAGAGACGGGTATCCTGCTCTTCCAACCTATGTCCCGCTCCATGTAGAAGAGGATTTTCCACTTTTATTCGTTCCAGCGCCGAACCATAATTTCTTGAATTCAACTTTTTCTAATAATGAGAAGCATGTTTCGCTCGAGAAGGAACCTAAGCTTCATGTAAATCATGAAGATGCGAGTGCTTTGAATATTGAAGATGGTGAAATTGTACGTGTCTGGAATAACCGCGGAGAATGTGAGCTGAAGGCAGCTGTCGGAGATTTGGTCCTTCCAGGTGTGGTTGTTTCCCAAGGTTTATGGGCAGATGCTCCTGATAAAAAGCAGCATGTAAACTCACTGACTCCAGATCGCCTTTCAGATATGGGCGGAGGAGCTACCTTTTTTTCTGGAAGGGTGAAAGTGGAGAAAAAGAATGTATAA